The nucleotide window GGCATAATCTTTTCGAACGTGCGTCAGGTCCATAGCCATGGGAGGTATGAAACAGAGAACAGAGCGGCACTGCAATAGCGCAGCCAAGGGGCAATTCGATGCCCTAGGGCCGATCAGGGCTCGACGGAGTCTCTCCCTACCCCATATCGTCGCGACGCCGGGCTCCTAGGAGTCCTTCACCACGCCAATCGCGAGCGCAGTGGGTGATTTTCCGGCTGATCGAGGATGATTGTTTCGGTCGGGGTTTTTCGCATATAAGGGGAGAAACCAACTGTTACAGCCGTGACAGACAACGACGCAAAAAGCGAAGAAACGATCTTCTCAGCAGCGCTTCAATGCGCACCTGACGAGCGGGCGGCATTTTTGGACAGGGCCTGCGCTGGACAACCCGAACTACGCCAACGACTGGAAGCCCTTCTGCAGGCCCAGCTGCAGCTCGCCGATTTCATGGAGTCTCCTCTGCGCCCAGGCGAGCTTAACCCCCTCGATGTAAAGGGGGTCCAAGCAGGCCCGGAAGAGGTTCCCGGCACCCGCATCGGCCACTACAAACTGCTGCAAAAAATTGGGGAGGGAGGCTGCGGCGTGGTGTACCTGGCGGAGCAGGAGCAGCCCGTCCGACGACGCGTGGCCGTGAAGGTTTTGAAACCGGGCATGGACACCAAAAGCGTCATCGCCCGCTTTGAGGCGGAACGCCAGGCATTGGCGCTCATGGACCACCCCAACATCGCCAAGGTTTTGGACGCGGGGGCGACCAAGACGGGCCGGCCTTACTTCGTCATGGAACTGGTTCGCGGAACCCGGATCACCACCTTCTGCGAAGAGAACAAGCTCTCGCTCGCGGAGCGCCTGGCGCTGTTCATCCAGGTCTGTCAGGCGGTTCAGCACGCCCATCAAAAGGGAATCATCCATCGCGATCTCAAGCCTTCCAACATCCTCGTCACCATTCACAATCCGGGGGCTCCGGGTGTTCCGGTCATCATCGATTTCGGCATCGCCAAGGCAACCCAAGGCCGCCTTACCGATCAAACGCTCTTCACTGCCCTGGAGGAGTTTCTCGGGACCCCGGCCTACATGAGCCCGGAGCAGGCGATGATGACCACGCTCGATATCGACACGCGCAGCGACATCTACTCGCTCGGAGTTTTACTCTACGAACTGCTCACCGGCACGACTCCCTTCGACACCAAAGAGCTGTTGAAAGCCGGCTTTGACGAACTGCGACGGGTGATCCGAGAGGTCGAGCCTCCCACCCCCAACACGCGACTTACCCAGCGCCTGCGGCGCGGGCCCCAGTCCCCACTCATCACTCATCACTCGTCACTTTCAACTGACCTGGATTGGATCGTGATGAAATGTCTGGAGAAGGATCGTCGTCGACGCTACGAAACGGCGGATGCCCTCGCGACGGACCTCTACCGACATCTCCAGAATGAACCGATCCTAGCCCGTCCCCCCAGCCGGCTTTACGAATTCCAAAAGTCGGTCCGCCGGCACCGGTTTGGTTTTGGGGCGGCGCTGGCGGTCTTAATCGCGCTGGCAATCGGCATCCTGCTTACTAGCCGGGAGGCAGCCCGTGCCCGGCGCGCGGAGCAGCAAACCCGGCTTACAGCGTACGTGGCGGATATGGATCTGGCCAATCGATCGCTTGCGGAGAATGATCTGGGGGCCGCGCGCAACCTTCTGCGCCGTCACCTGCCCAGCGGGAAGCAAGCCGATCTGCGAAACTGGGAGTGGCGTTACCTGGCCGATGCTTGTGAAGGGGATCCTCACCACTCTCTGACCGGGCATGTAAGCCCGATTTGGAGCCTTCGGTTTGTCAATGCGACCACCCTGCTCACCGCCGGCCAGGCCGACTGGCGGACCATACTGTGGAGTTTAGACACGCGTCGGCCCTCCATGGTAATCACGAACCTCCACGGGGCTGGAGGGGTTTCCCCGGTCATGGCCGTGTCACCCAAGCGGAACCGGATGTTTTATCGTGTAGGATGGCGTTATGCTTCGAAAATCCTAGAGGTGAATCTGGAGCAGGGTACCGAAGCGACGATGCGCGAGCCGAATGGCCATGTCCTCGACCTTGAAAGCGGAATCGAGTCCTTGGACGTGTCCCCCGACGAACAGACGCTCGCCATTGCGTCAGGCAACGAGGTGGTGCTGGTGGATTTGGATGGGAAGACTCCGAAAGAACGTTTTACCACGGAGCAGGGCGCTCCCGTTCGCGCTCTTTTCTCTCCGGACGGTGAACGGCTCGTGATCGCCGACCGGAGAGGCCATATCGCCTTCTGGGAGCGTGCCACGCACCGGAACCTCGGTGTGATCGCCGCCCTGGACGCTGCGGAGGGGCTCTGGGCGCTCACCCGATCCCGCGATGGACGATGGCTGGCCAGCCCTGACGGTAAACAGGGGATACAGATCTGGAACGCCGACGATCGGACCCGGATCGCAGTGCTGGAGCATCCCAACTTCGTGGAGCGCGTTGCCTTCTCGCCAGACAGAAAGTGGCTAGCCGCTGTCGGCGGCGACTCGACGGTGCGTCTCTGGGATACGACGACCTGGCGCAACGAGCGAAGGCTGCGAGGTCATACCGATTCGATCACTTCTCTGGATTTTTCACCCGACGGACATTGGCTGGCCACCGGCACCCGCAGCGGAGAGGTCAAACTCTGGCCACTCAGTCAGGCTCCCATCCAAAGTGAGCAGATCAGCTTGACTGCCGCATCCTTCTTCGAGTTGGCGGCCGACGGCAGTGGCTTTGGCCGGATACTCAAGTCCGGGTCCTCCAACAATGTGACGTCGTGGTCGGCGGAGCTATGGAGCACCCAACCCCTCAAACGTATCTTTAGTGTCCCGCTTCCCGGTGGGGAGCCAAGCAGTGGAGTAGTTCTGGGCGGTGGCCGGGGAATCGTGCTCGGCGGCTTTGACGGCAACCTCCGATTCCTGAGTTCGCCAACGGGAGCTGAGTCCGTGCTGAGCAACGCACACGCCGCCGAGATATATCTCCTCGACGTTTCCATGGACGGGTCGACGCTGGCAAGCAAAGCTCTGGCTGACTCAGCAATGCCGGAAGGCCGAATCCGCATCTGGCGCTTGCCGCAGATGGAGCAGATCGCCGAACTGCGGCATGCCGAGAACGTTCATACCATTAAGCTTTCCGACGATGGACACTGGCTTGCTGGATTCACGGGGCCGGGAGACATGGGCGTTTGGGAGATCCCGTCGATGAAGGGCCCTCCGATGTGGCAAGGCATTGCCGCTCACCAGAGAAGCAGAGAATGCGCGTTCTCGCCTGACAACCGCTGGTTTGCCGCCGCTACGCCCGATGGAGGAGCGTTTGTGTGGGACCTTTCGACTCACCAGCGCCGGGTGTTGCCACGCGCGGTGACGCGGTACACCTCCCTCTCTTTCTCTCCGGATGGCACACGGCTCGCCGCCGGCTCCGAAGGCGAGGGTAAACTCTTCGATACCGCCACGAGCCAAGTGGTTCTCTCGTTTCAAGAACATGGACTCAAGCTGGCATTTGCTCGGGATGGCGAGAGACTCCTGGCTGTCCATGAGGCAGGTGCGTCGGTTTTTCACGCGCCCGCGATCGGGAAGCTTCAGTTTGATTGGCTGAAAGTGGCCCCTTCCGCCGAGGCTCCCCCGTACCGCGGTCCCGACCCCGACTACGTAAGGCCAGATCGGTTCTAGGCTACGGCGCTGTGCATATGAGCAAATTAACGGAGATTCTTCAAGCTGACACGGGAGACGGCGCTAGCGCCGCCAACCGTCTCATGCCGCTGGTCTATGATGAACTCCGTCGACTCGCCGCCAGCAAGATGGCCCGCGAGTCCGGAACGCAAACCCTGCAGCCCACCGCGCTCGTTCATGAAGCCTGGCTGCGGCTGGGTGGGGATGATCAGACCACCTGGGAAAACCGGACCCATTTCTTTTGCGCCGCTGCAGAGGCCATGCGCCGGATTCTCATCGACCGTGCACGACGCAAACAGGCGCGGCGACATGGCGGCGGACAGGAGCGCGTCCATGTCGATGAACTGGAGATTGTCGCCCCAGTGAAGGATGAGGAACTCTTAGCCGTCAACGACGTGCTCGACGAGTTCGCCCGGCATGCTCCTCAGAAAGCGGAGTTGGTGAAACTTCGTTACTACGGGGGCATGGGCCTTATAGAGGCCGGGCGAGTGCTCGGGATCTCCGAGCCAACCGCCGTCCGCTGGTGGACCTACGCCAAGACCTGGCTCTATCAGGCGATCCAAGAGAGCCGGGCCTCTGGAAAAGGCTAGCCCGCCCCATTGGCCGGCCCGGATACGGTTGAGGCCTTTCTTGTTCCATCCGAGTTATCCGAGCAATCCGTGGTCACAACTGCCGTTATCAGGATGATCGTTCTCCGGACACAATTTCGCATGTAAAGGAGAAGCGCAATTCCGTCGCTTCAGGATCTACCCAAACATGAACACACGAAACAACGACCGTTCGACTCACCAACTAAGGCCGACGATCGGTCTTCTGATCGGCCTGACCCTCTCCTTGTTTGGCCCGCTGATAAACGCCCAAACCCCAGTGGTCATGCAGTCCGTCGATCGATCCACCAACCGAGTTCGCGTGACGTGGACCGATCCGACACCCAACCAGGCCTATACCGTTCAAATTCGCGATTCGGTCTCCAGCGGGGCTTGGCGCACGGCGCCAACGAGGTATCGCTGGCCCTGGCCGCATACGCATTGGGGAGACGCCACCCGCAACCTTCCAGCAACCCGCTACTATCGGGTCAACGCCCAAACCGTTACACCGGCCAATCGCGGTAAACTCCTCAGCAACCTCGTGAAAGCCGAGAACAGCTTGGCCACTCTGGATAACGCGTTCGAACTGTGGGGATTTAAAGGCTTCGCTCTACCGAAATTTGCCACCGTCGCCCGCAAGTTTACCTATGAAACCATTGATCCGTTCGGCCTGCCCATCACGGCGTCCGCGCTGTTGATTCTTCCCCAGGGAACCAACGGCCCGTTGCCTTTGGCAAGTGTGCAGCATGGAACGATCGCGATGAAAAGCGATGCGCCTTCGCAACCCGGATCGGGAGACAATCTGGCAGTTTTGCTGGCCACCCAGGGCTATGCCGTAGTGGTGCCGGACTATCTCGGTCTGGGAGATTCGCCTAGCTACCAGTCCTATCTCTATTCCCGAAGCGAAGCAACCTGTGTGATCGACGCCCTACGCGCTGGCAAATCTCTCTGTGCCAGCAACAAGGTGACGTTGAATGGAAAGCTTTTCCTCGCCGGGTTTTCCCAGGGAGGCCACGTCACCATGGCGACGCATCGCGAACTCGAGGCCTCCCATGCTGACGAATTCGCTGTGACCGCCTCCGCCCCGTGCGCCGGGACCTACGATCTCGGCGGAGTCACCACAGAAGCCCTCCTCTCGAAACCGGACTATCCGATATCCTATCCATTCGCCATGATCCTGGCGGCCTATCTTCCGATCTATCAACTGGCGGACACCCTCGAAGAACTCCTGGCCGAACCGTATCGGCGGCTATTGCCGCCGTTGCTGGATGGGAACCACAACGAAACCGAGATCACGGCCGTGCTGCCATCCGATCCGGTCGCCATTCTACGATCGGATTATCAGTCGGATTTCCGAACCAACCCGAACAACCCGCTACGACAGGCAATGCTCGAGAACAACAACTACGATTGGACCCCCAAGGCCCCGGTGAGGCTGATCCATAGTCGAGGTGATACCATCGCCCCGTTTGCAAATGCGCAGATTGCTTACGATAGCTTCATCAATCGGGGCGCGTGCTGTGTGAGTTTGGTGGATCCCGGAGCCCCGGCGAAACTGAGTCATGAGGACTCCTATGTGCCAAGTGTACGTGAAGTATTCACCTGGTTCGCCACCTTCCCATGACCAACGCGCGCGTTTCAGTTGGCCAACTCCCGGAATGGATGCCCGCCCTATGGACCGCGGCGGCACGACACCGCTGTTCCTTCACGCCACCTCATACCCTCCGACGACGCATTCACCACAGGCACACCCTCAGCCACTCCGAGGAACCGAACATTGAACCGCCATGGACGCAAAGGACGCAATGTATTGTATGACCGAGAAAGGAGAAGACCTGAGCTCACCTTTTCTGCGCATCCAACGAGTTTCCAACAGACCCGAACTTTGTGGCTTCGTGGCTTAGTGTGAGAACATCAGGATCTTTCCCCCTGCAGACAT belongs to Verrucomicrobiales bacterium and includes:
- a CDS encoding protein kinase, with translation MTDNDAKSEETIFSAALQCAPDERAAFLDRACAGQPELRQRLEALLQAQLQLADFMESPLRPGELNPLDVKGVQAGPEEVPGTRIGHYKLLQKIGEGGCGVVYLAEQEQPVRRRVAVKVLKPGMDTKSVIARFEAERQALALMDHPNIAKVLDAGATKTGRPYFVMELVRGTRITTFCEENKLSLAERLALFIQVCQAVQHAHQKGIIHRDLKPSNILVTIHNPGAPGVPVIIDFGIAKATQGRLTDQTLFTALEEFLGTPAYMSPEQAMMTTLDIDTRSDIYSLGVLLYELLTGTTPFDTKELLKAGFDELRRVIREVEPPTPNTRLTQRLRRGPQSPLITHHSSLSTDLDWIVMKCLEKDRRRRYETADALATDLYRHLQNEPILARPPSRLYEFQKSVRRHRFGFGAALAVLIALAIGILLTSREAARARRAEQQTRLTAYVADMDLANRSLAENDLGAARNLLRRHLPSGKQADLRNWEWRYLADACEGDPHHSLTGHVSPIWSLRFVNATTLLTAGQADWRTILWSLDTRRPSMVITNLHGAGGVSPVMAVSPKRNRMFYRVGWRYASKILEVNLEQGTEATMREPNGHVLDLESGIESLDVSPDEQTLAIASGNEVVLVDLDGKTPKERFTTEQGAPVRALFSPDGERLVIADRRGHIAFWERATHRNLGVIAALDAAEGLWALTRSRDGRWLASPDGKQGIQIWNADDRTRIAVLEHPNFVERVAFSPDRKWLAAVGGDSTVRLWDTTTWRNERRLRGHTDSITSLDFSPDGHWLATGTRSGEVKLWPLSQAPIQSEQISLTAASFFELAADGSGFGRILKSGSSNNVTSWSAELWSTQPLKRIFSVPLPGGEPSSGVVLGGGRGIVLGGFDGNLRFLSSPTGAESVLSNAHAAEIYLLDVSMDGSTLASKALADSAMPEGRIRIWRLPQMEQIAELRHAENVHTIKLSDDGHWLAGFTGPGDMGVWEIPSMKGPPMWQGIAAHQRSRECAFSPDNRWFAAATPDGGAFVWDLSTHQRRVLPRAVTRYTSLSFSPDGTRLAAGSEGEGKLFDTATSQVVLSFQEHGLKLAFARDGERLLAVHEAGASVFHAPAIGKLQFDWLKVAPSAEAPPYRGPDPDYVRPDRF
- a CDS encoding sigma-70 family RNA polymerase sigma factor, which gives rise to MSKLTEILQADTGDGASAANRLMPLVYDELRRLAASKMARESGTQTLQPTALVHEAWLRLGGDDQTTWENRTHFFCAAAEAMRRILIDRARRKQARRHGGGQERVHVDELEIVAPVKDEELLAVNDVLDEFARHAPQKAELVKLRYYGGMGLIEAGRVLGISEPTAVRWWTYAKTWLYQAIQESRASGKG
- a CDS encoding alpha/beta fold hydrolase — encoded protein: MNTRNNDRSTHQLRPTIGLLIGLTLSLFGPLINAQTPVVMQSVDRSTNRVRVTWTDPTPNQAYTVQIRDSVSSGAWRTAPTRYRWPWPHTHWGDATRNLPATRYYRVNAQTVTPANRGKLLSNLVKAENSLATLDNAFELWGFKGFALPKFATVARKFTYETIDPFGLPITASALLILPQGTNGPLPLASVQHGTIAMKSDAPSQPGSGDNLAVLLATQGYAVVVPDYLGLGDSPSYQSYLYSRSEATCVIDALRAGKSLCASNKVTLNGKLFLAGFSQGGHVTMATHRELEASHADEFAVTASAPCAGTYDLGGVTTEALLSKPDYPISYPFAMILAAYLPIYQLADTLEELLAEPYRRLLPPLLDGNHNETEITAVLPSDPVAILRSDYQSDFRTNPNNPLRQAMLENNNYDWTPKAPVRLIHSRGDTIAPFANAQIAYDSFINRGACCVSLVDPGAPAKLSHEDSYVPSVREVFTWFATFP